TGCAGGTCGTGGTGGATGCCGGCTTTCGCCATGACCATGACGCGATCGCCGATCGTCACGTGGTCGGTGCATCCCGCTTGTCCGCCGAACAGGCACCATTTGCCGATTCGCGTCGAGCCCGAGATTCCCACGTGGCCCGAGAATCGCGAGTACTCGCCGATTTCGCAGTTGTGCCCGATATGCACCTGGTCGTCGAGCTTCACGCCGCGATGCAGCACCGTCGCTCCCATCATCGCGCGATCGACCGTGGAATTCGCGCCGATCTCAACATCATCCTCGATCATTACGCTGCCGACTTGCGGAATCTTGATCAAATCGCCCTTTTCCTCGACGAACCCGAAACCATCGGCGCCGATTACCGCGCCGTTCAAAATCGTCACCCGATTTCCAATCACCGTGCCCTCGCGAATCGAGGCCTGGCTGTGCGCGGTGAAGCGATCGCCGATGCGCACGTTGGGGTAGATCGTAACGTTCGGATGAATCACCGCGTCGCGCCCAATCGTCACGCCCGCACCGATTACCACCGACGCGCCGATCGACGCGTCGGGACCGATCGTCGCGTCGGGCGCCACTGAAGCCCGGGGATCGATCCCCGGCGCGGGCCGGTACGGCGGAAAGAAAATCTCGAGCACGCGGGCGAAGTCGGCGTACGGATTCGCGCTGACCAGCGTCGCGCACTTCGCGCCCGCCGCAAGCTCGGCGGTCGTGATCGCCGCCGATACGTTGGATTGCAGCGCGGGGGCGTACTTCGCGCTCGCGACGAAGACGATCATGCCGGGACCGGCGGCCTCGATGGGCGCCGGCGCGAGAATCTCCACGGCGCCGTCACCGCGGATTTCGAGTCCCAGCTTCGATGCGAGTTCCTTGAGTTTCATCTTGATGCCCTGGTTTTCCGGTGAATGAAAGTTTTCAGTCTTCAGTATTCAACCCGCCGCGCGCAGCGCGAGGATTGCGTCGGCGATCTCCGCCGGTTCGATTTGCGTCAGGCAGTTGTAATGCCCGAAGCGGCAGGTGCGCGCCAGGCACGGACTGCATTCAAGCTTGCGGTAAATCACGCGCGTCTTCGGCCCCTGCGGCCCGGTGCGGCTGGGATTGGTCGATCCGAAAATCGCGACGGTCGGAATTCCCAGCGCTCCCGCCAGATGCATGCAGCCGGAATCGTTGCCGATGAACCCGTCGCACAGCGACAACAATGCGATCAGCTCGCCGACGTTGGTGTGCCCGGCCGCGATCATCGCGCCCGATTTGCTCGCCGCCGCAACTTCTTCGCACTTCGCGCGCTCCGACGACGCGCCAACCAGCACGGCTTCGGCGTCCTCGCGCCGCGCGATCAAATCGATCAGCGCGCCGTAACTGTCCGCGGGCCATTCCTTGGCCGGCCCGTAGGCCGCCGCGGGAGCGATTGCAAAAACCGGACGGCCGGGGCGCCTGCGACTGGTCGCGAGCCATTCGCGCATCCGCTCGCGATGCGGTCCGTGGACGTCGATTGCGAGATCATCGGCGCGGGCGTCGGCAGCGCAAATGCCCGTCGCGCGCACCATCGCGAGCCAATAATTCGCCTGGTGGCCGGTAACCGCTTCGGGCGGCGGCGCCGCTTTCAGCGTCAGCATCGCGCCGCGCGCATCGGCGACAAATCCGGCGCGGCGACGGATTCCGGCCATCGCGATCCACAGCGCCGACTCGAAACTGTTCGGAAACAACACCCCCAGGTCGAATCGCCGCGAGCGGATTTCTCCGACAATTCTGCGGCGATCGAAAAACCCGGAAAGACCGCGCCCGACCGAGTACGGGATCACCTCGTCGAGCCATCGGGCCCCGTCAAAGTAGCTTGCCAGTTCCTTCTTGATCAGCACTGCGAGATGCGCGCCCGGCCACGCGCGGCGGATTGCCCGCAGCGCGGGCGTGCTCATCACCAGGTCGCCCAGCCAGTTGACTTCCTTGACCAGGATGCGGCCCGGCGCAGGCTCGAGCATGAGCGCGGGCGCCGATTGCGCCGGCGCGCGCGAATCAAGCGGCTCATGACGCCGAATATTCTCCGATTCCACCCTCGATGATTCCCCGCAGCGCGCCTTCGATCCCGTCAAAGATTTCATCACGCGCGCGCCGCCAAATAAACCCGCCCGCTGCCGTTCCACCTCGTATGCCAGCTTGACGCGTGTCGTGAGGGTCTTCCCGGCTATACGCACCGCGCCGGGAGAACGCGCGCAAAATTGAGGCGGCGCTGCTACTCGCCTCTTGACCCTGCTAGCATCGAAGGGCGCATGGAAAGCTCCGCCCTCATATTTTCCTCCTTGCTCGCTGGCAGGGGTTGGCCTCTGTCTTCCGCATAGCCGGGATTCGTACTACAATCCGGCTATACCCATCGGGGGAATCGCACGCGAGGGGATTGCTGCGATGGCTGGCTTGAGAGACCGACCGCTGATCCGCGATGCGCTGCTTGCCGGCGGAGTGATCGCCGGGAGTTGCATTGCCGTGTTGATCGCAGTCGATCGCGGCCAGGCCCCTCGTCCTCATTTCGCTTCCATTGTGTCGGCGCCGATACACTCCGACGGCGACGATTCGACATCGAGATTGGGAACATCCGGCGCGGCAACCAAGCTGCGGCGCGCATCTCCGGCCGCGGGTGCGGCGTCGCAACAGATCGGATCCGCGCTGGCTTCACCGAAAAAGAAATCCAGCGACATGACGCTGGTCGTGATGGTTCCGGATTTACCACCGCGCGAAAATCCTGGCGCCCCGCCGCCAGGCGTGTGGAGTGATCAGGGCGCTGCGGCTCCTGTCACCGGCGCCGGCTCGCAAGCTGCGGGCCTGATTGCGATGAGCTCGGTCGGCGGCGCGTCGATGCCCCTGACTTCGCCGACGGGTGGATCGTCGGCCGGTTTGCCCGGCGCCTCGGGCGGCGGGTCCAATCCTTCGGTTGTCTCAAACCCGGGCGGCGGCCATCCCTCGGCCAGACAACCCGATGTGGACCGGTCGCATTCCGGTTTCGTACTGCTGGCGGGCGGGCAGGGTAACGGGCAATTCGCACTCTCGAGCGCGGAGCTTTTCGATCCGGCCAGCAACGCGTTCGCAGCCACGTCACCGATGAAGGACGCGCGCGCGGATCACACCGCGACAGTGTTGCCCGGCGGCAAAATATTGGTCGCGGGCGGCGTAGGCCCCTCGGGCCACTCGCTGTCGTCGGCTGAATTGTACGACCCGGCCAGTGGAACATTTTCGGCGGCTGCGTCGAAGATGAACACCGCGCGCGCCGCGCATACGGCAACGCTGATTTCCGGATGCAACTGCCCGGCGGATGGCAAAGTGCTGATCGCGGGAGGCACCGCCGCCGCAAACGGATCCACTCTCAGGAGCGCGGAACTGTACGATCCTGCCACCGGCAAGTTCACCGCGACCGGCGCGATGAAGGCGACGCGCGCCCGCCATTCGGGCACGCTGCTCGCCAGCGGTCCGCTGGCGGGAAACGTGCTGATCGCAGGCGGCACCAGCGATGAGAGCGGCGGCGACGTCGCCACGGCTGAACTCTATGACCCGGTCGCTGGGCAGTTCACATCGACCGGCAGGATGATTACGCCGCGCGAGACTCACAGCGCCACCTGGCTTTCCCCGAGTGTCGTCGCGGGTACGCTCGCCGGCAGCGTGCTTATCGCGGGCGGCGGCGACGTGAGCGCGCCGAGCGACAGCGCGGAAGTTTTCAATCCTCAGACGGCGACCTTCTCACCGGTAGGCGCGATGACCACCGCGCGCACGCTTCAAGCCGCGGTATTGCTGGCCAACGGCCGGGTGCTGATCGCAGGCGGTCAGGGCAGCGAAACGGAATTTCTGCTGAGCGCCGAGCTTTTCGATCCCGCGCACGCTACTTTTTCCGCCACCGGCCCGATGAACAACGTCCACGCCGGCGCGACCGCAACCGTGCTCGACAGCGGCAACGCGCTGATCGCCGGGGGCAGGTCAAACTGGGCCGACCTCTACAACACCGCGGCCGGAACCTTCTCACCGACGGGCAGGATGGTGACCGACGTCGCCGAATCGACTTCGACGCTAATCAGATAGCAGATTGGCCGGCGCGCTTACTTGCCGACGATGAACACGCAGCTGGTGGTGGCGCTGCCGCCGAGGTTCAGCATCGCAAATTTCTTCGCACCCTCGACCTGGTAGTCGCCCGCGCTATCCGTTATCTGCCGATAGCAATCGAGCATCTGGCGCACGCCGGTCGCGCCGACCGGATGGCCCGCGCCGATCAGCCCGCCGCTCGGATTGATCGGCAGCTTGCCGCCGAGCTCGATCACCCCTTCCTCGATCGCCTTCCACGATTCGCCCGGCTTGGTGATTCCAAAATGATCGATCGCCATGTACTCGGAGGTGGTGAAGCAGTCGTGGGTCTCGATTCCCGAAAGC
This region of Candidatus Binatus sp. genomic DNA includes:
- a CDS encoding Kelch repeat-containing protein; the encoded protein is MAGLRDRPLIRDALLAGGVIAGSCIAVLIAVDRGQAPRPHFASIVSAPIHSDGDDSTSRLGTSGAATKLRRASPAAGAASQQIGSALASPKKKSSDMTLVVMVPDLPPRENPGAPPPGVWSDQGAAAPVTGAGSQAAGLIAMSSVGGASMPLTSPTGGSSAGLPGASGGGSNPSVVSNPGGGHPSARQPDVDRSHSGFVLLAGGQGNGQFALSSAELFDPASNAFAATSPMKDARADHTATVLPGGKILVAGGVGPSGHSLSSAELYDPASGTFSAAASKMNTARAAHTATLISGCNCPADGKVLIAGGTAAANGSTLRSAELYDPATGKFTATGAMKATRARHSGTLLASGPLAGNVLIAGGTSDESGGDVATAELYDPVAGQFTSTGRMITPRETHSATWLSPSVVAGTLAGSVLIAGGGDVSAPSDSAEVFNPQTATFSPVGAMTTARTLQAAVLLANGRVLIAGGQGSETEFLLSAELFDPAHATFSATGPMNNVHAGATATVLDSGNALIAGGRSNWADLYNTAAGTFSPTGRMVTDVAESTSTLIR
- the lpxD gene encoding UDP-3-O-(3-hydroxymyristoyl)glucosamine N-acyltransferase translates to MKLKELASKLGLEIRGDGAVEILAPAPIEAAGPGMIVFVASAKYAPALQSNVSAAITTAELAAGAKCATLVSANPYADFARVLEIFFPPYRPAPGIDPRASVAPDATIGPDASIGASVVIGAGVTIGRDAVIHPNVTIYPNVRIGDRFTAHSQASIREGTVIGNRVTILNGAVIGADGFGFVEEKGDLIKIPQVGSVMIEDDVEIGANSTVDRAMMGATVLHRGVKLDDQVHIGHNCEIGEYSRFSGHVGISGSTRIGKWCLFGGQAGCTDHVTIGDRVMVMAKAGIHHDLQDDAVVGGIPAVDVRKFRRYATVLTRLPEIIRRMRALEHRVGIGGNEA
- the waaF gene encoding lipopolysaccharide heptosyltransferase II codes for the protein MESENIRRHEPLDSRAPAQSAPALMLEPAPGRILVKEVNWLGDLVMSTPALRAIRRAWPGAHLAVLIKKELASYFDGARWLDEVIPYSVGRGLSGFFDRRRIVGEIRSRRFDLGVLFPNSFESALWIAMAGIRRRAGFVADARGAMLTLKAAPPPEAVTGHQANYWLAMVRATGICAADARADDLAIDVHGPHRERMREWLATSRRRPGRPVFAIAPAAAYGPAKEWPADSYGALIDLIARREDAEAVLVGASSERAKCEEVAAASKSGAMIAAGHTNVGELIALLSLCDGFIGNDSGCMHLAGALGIPTVAIFGSTNPSRTGPQGPKTRVIYRKLECSPCLARTCRFGHYNCLTQIEPAEIADAILALRAAG